A window of Castor canadensis chromosome 10, mCasCan1.hap1v2, whole genome shotgun sequence contains these coding sequences:
- the Cysltr2 gene encoding cysteinyl leukotriene receptor 2 isoform X2, which produces MEPRNHGLKLMERNLVSLPVSSTTSEMEPNGTFSNNRNCTIENFKREFYPIVYLIIFVLGALGNGFSVYVFLQPYKKSTSVNVFMLNLAISDLLFTTTLPFRAHYYFRGSNWIFGDLACRIVSYSLYVNMYTSIYFLTVLSVVRFLATVHPFRLLHVTTIRSAWILCGIIWIFFMASSSVLLKTGSDIKGNITLCLELNPQKRDKLLIMNHVALVIGFLLPFFTLSICYLLIIRVLLKEEIPELSLRASHKKALITIIIALIIFLLCFLPYHTLRTLHLITWHMDSCGDGLHKAVVITLSLAAANCCINPFLYYFAGENFKNRLKTIFRKNHLQKTKTKCNFPICG; this is translated from the coding sequence CATGGAGAGAAATCTTGTGTCCTTGCCTGTATCCAGCACCACATCTGAAATGGAACCAAATGGAACCTTTAGCAATAACAGGAACTGTACGATTGAAAACTTTAAGAGAGAATTTTACCCAATAGTATATCTGATAATATTTGTCTTGGGAGCCTTGGGAAATGGCTTTTCTGTATATGTTTTCCTGCAGCCTTACAAGAAATCCACATCTGTGAATGTTTTCATGCTCAACTTGGCCATTTCAGATCTCCTGTTTACAACCACTCTGCCCTTCAGAGCTCACTATTATTTCAGAGGCTCCAACTGGATATTTGGGGACCTGGCCTGCAGAATTGTGTCGTACTCCTTGTATGTCAACATGTACACCAGCATTTACTTCCTCACTGTGCTGAGTGTTGTGCGTTTCCTGGCCACTGTTCACCCATTTCGGCTCCTCCACGTCACCACCATCAGGAGTGCCTGGATCCTTTGTGGGATCATATGGATCTTTTTCATGGCTTCTTCATCAGTGCTTCTGAAGACTGGCTCTGATATTAAGGGCAACATCACATTATGTTTGGAGCTGAATCCCCAAAAACGTGATAAGCTGCTGATCATGAACCATGTTGCCTTGGTGATAGGTTTCCTGCTCCCATTCTTCACTCTCAGCATCTGTTATCTGCTTATCATCCGGGTCCTGTTAAAGGAAGAGATTCCAGAATTGAGTCTGCGTGCATCTCACAAGAAGGCACTGATCACCATCATCATTGCATTGATCATCTTCCTCTTGTGCTTCCTACCTTATCATACACTGAGGACCCTCCACCTCATCACATGGCACATGGATTCATGCGGAGATGGGCTGCATAAAGCCGTGGTCATCACATTGTCCTTGGCTGCAGCCAATTGCTGCATCAATCCTTTTCTCTATTACTTTGCTGGAGAGAATTTCAAGAATAGATTAAAGACTATATTCAGAAAAAATCATCTACAGAAGACAAAGACTAAGTGCAACTTTCCTATTTGTGGGtag
- the Cysltr2 gene encoding cysteinyl leukotriene receptor 2 isoform X3: MTLLISMERNLVSLPVSSTTSEMEPNGTFSNNRNCTIENFKREFYPIVYLIIFVLGALGNGFSVYVFLQPYKKSTSVNVFMLNLAISDLLFTTTLPFRAHYYFRGSNWIFGDLACRIVSYSLYVNMYTSIYFLTVLSVVRFLATVHPFRLLHVTTIRSAWILCGIIWIFFMASSSVLLKTGSDIKGNITLCLELNPQKRDKLLIMNHVALVIGFLLPFFTLSICYLLIIRVLLKEEIPELSLRASHKKALITIIIALIIFLLCFLPYHTLRTLHLITWHMDSCGDGLHKAVVITLSLAAANCCINPFLYYFAGENFKNRLKTIFRKNHLQKTKTKCNFPICG; encoded by the exons ATGACTCTTTTGATAAG CATGGAGAGAAATCTTGTGTCCTTGCCTGTATCCAGCACCACATCTGAAATGGAACCAAATGGAACCTTTAGCAATAACAGGAACTGTACGATTGAAAACTTTAAGAGAGAATTTTACCCAATAGTATATCTGATAATATTTGTCTTGGGAGCCTTGGGAAATGGCTTTTCTGTATATGTTTTCCTGCAGCCTTACAAGAAATCCACATCTGTGAATGTTTTCATGCTCAACTTGGCCATTTCAGATCTCCTGTTTACAACCACTCTGCCCTTCAGAGCTCACTATTATTTCAGAGGCTCCAACTGGATATTTGGGGACCTGGCCTGCAGAATTGTGTCGTACTCCTTGTATGTCAACATGTACACCAGCATTTACTTCCTCACTGTGCTGAGTGTTGTGCGTTTCCTGGCCACTGTTCACCCATTTCGGCTCCTCCACGTCACCACCATCAGGAGTGCCTGGATCCTTTGTGGGATCATATGGATCTTTTTCATGGCTTCTTCATCAGTGCTTCTGAAGACTGGCTCTGATATTAAGGGCAACATCACATTATGTTTGGAGCTGAATCCCCAAAAACGTGATAAGCTGCTGATCATGAACCATGTTGCCTTGGTGATAGGTTTCCTGCTCCCATTCTTCACTCTCAGCATCTGTTATCTGCTTATCATCCGGGTCCTGTTAAAGGAAGAGATTCCAGAATTGAGTCTGCGTGCATCTCACAAGAAGGCACTGATCACCATCATCATTGCATTGATCATCTTCCTCTTGTGCTTCCTACCTTATCATACACTGAGGACCCTCCACCTCATCACATGGCACATGGATTCATGCGGAGATGGGCTGCATAAAGCCGTGGTCATCACATTGTCCTTGGCTGCAGCCAATTGCTGCATCAATCCTTTTCTCTATTACTTTGCTGGAGAGAATTTCAAGAATAGATTAAAGACTATATTCAGAAAAAATCATCTACAGAAGACAAAGACTAAGTGCAACTTTCCTATTTGTGGGtag
- the Cysltr2 gene encoding cysteinyl leukotriene receptor 2 isoform X1 encodes MSEFRRVAIAVPLGLGETVAIVERSMREDAWRNMERNLVSLPVSSTTSEMEPNGTFSNNRNCTIENFKREFYPIVYLIIFVLGALGNGFSVYVFLQPYKKSTSVNVFMLNLAISDLLFTTTLPFRAHYYFRGSNWIFGDLACRIVSYSLYVNMYTSIYFLTVLSVVRFLATVHPFRLLHVTTIRSAWILCGIIWIFFMASSSVLLKTGSDIKGNITLCLELNPQKRDKLLIMNHVALVIGFLLPFFTLSICYLLIIRVLLKEEIPELSLRASHKKALITIIIALIIFLLCFLPYHTLRTLHLITWHMDSCGDGLHKAVVITLSLAAANCCINPFLYYFAGENFKNRLKTIFRKNHLQKTKTKCNFPICG; translated from the exons ATGTCAGAGTTCCGCAGAGTGGCCATAGCAGTCCCACTTGGCCTTGGTGAAACCGTGGCCATTGTAGAGAGAAGCATGCGTGAGGACGCCTGGAGGAA CATGGAGAGAAATCTTGTGTCCTTGCCTGTATCCAGCACCACATCTGAAATGGAACCAAATGGAACCTTTAGCAATAACAGGAACTGTACGATTGAAAACTTTAAGAGAGAATTTTACCCAATAGTATATCTGATAATATTTGTCTTGGGAGCCTTGGGAAATGGCTTTTCTGTATATGTTTTCCTGCAGCCTTACAAGAAATCCACATCTGTGAATGTTTTCATGCTCAACTTGGCCATTTCAGATCTCCTGTTTACAACCACTCTGCCCTTCAGAGCTCACTATTATTTCAGAGGCTCCAACTGGATATTTGGGGACCTGGCCTGCAGAATTGTGTCGTACTCCTTGTATGTCAACATGTACACCAGCATTTACTTCCTCACTGTGCTGAGTGTTGTGCGTTTCCTGGCCACTGTTCACCCATTTCGGCTCCTCCACGTCACCACCATCAGGAGTGCCTGGATCCTTTGTGGGATCATATGGATCTTTTTCATGGCTTCTTCATCAGTGCTTCTGAAGACTGGCTCTGATATTAAGGGCAACATCACATTATGTTTGGAGCTGAATCCCCAAAAACGTGATAAGCTGCTGATCATGAACCATGTTGCCTTGGTGATAGGTTTCCTGCTCCCATTCTTCACTCTCAGCATCTGTTATCTGCTTATCATCCGGGTCCTGTTAAAGGAAGAGATTCCAGAATTGAGTCTGCGTGCATCTCACAAGAAGGCACTGATCACCATCATCATTGCATTGATCATCTTCCTCTTGTGCTTCCTACCTTATCATACACTGAGGACCCTCCACCTCATCACATGGCACATGGATTCATGCGGAGATGGGCTGCATAAAGCCGTGGTCATCACATTGTCCTTGGCTGCAGCCAATTGCTGCATCAATCCTTTTCTCTATTACTTTGCTGGAGAGAATTTCAAGAATAGATTAAAGACTATATTCAGAAAAAATCATCTACAGAAGACAAAGACTAAGTGCAACTTTCCTATTTGTGGGtag